From the Pseudoalteromonas tunicata genome, one window contains:
- a CDS encoding metallophosphoesterase, whose product MLLSKKIKLISLIASVCLSTMVNAQSEAEPTKVLYNDGPYLIDGKNALQQYSIEKNKLKITNYQGAEHFPAQFPISSSDIYQNVDKIAAISDIHGQVDIFIQLLKKNGVIDSAHNWQFGNGHLVITGDIFDRGDTVTEALWLVYKLEQQAEKAGGKVHYLLGNHEYMVLRGDERYLHDKYRQTLVLMQRDLKSLLGADTILGRWLRSKSTIIKINDMVFLHGGIHQDYLDLKLNLTQANQHFRDSIGLVKAQMVDNPIYFTLHGSTGPVWYRGYFRDEYLTQAQVDSILKELEAQYIIVGHTSFEQLETRFDNRIIAIDSSIKNGKKGELLLWQKQRFMRADMQGKQTEFIPLKAQ is encoded by the coding sequence ATGTTGCTCAGCAAAAAAATTAAATTAATCAGCCTTATTGCCAGTGTTTGCCTTAGTACAATGGTAAATGCTCAAAGTGAAGCTGAACCTACGAAAGTGCTTTATAACGACGGCCCTTATTTAATTGATGGAAAAAATGCACTCCAGCAATACTCTATAGAAAAAAATAAATTAAAGATTACCAATTATCAGGGCGCGGAACATTTTCCGGCTCAATTTCCTATCAGTAGCTCTGACATTTACCAAAATGTCGATAAAATTGCAGCCATTAGTGATATCCATGGGCAAGTTGATATTTTTATTCAACTACTTAAAAAAAATGGAGTGATTGATTCAGCTCATAATTGGCAATTTGGTAATGGGCACTTAGTTATTACTGGTGATATTTTTGACCGAGGTGATACGGTAACTGAGGCGCTGTGGCTAGTTTATAAGCTTGAACAACAAGCTGAAAAAGCGGGTGGCAAAGTACATTATTTATTGGGCAATCATGAATACATGGTGCTGCGCGGCGATGAGCGTTATTTACATGATAAGTATCGACAAACTTTGGTACTAATGCAGCGAGATTTAAAAAGCCTCTTAGGGGCTGACACCATTTTGGGTCGTTGGTTACGCAGCAAATCAACTATTATTAAAATTAACGATATGGTGTTTTTACATGGTGGGATTCATCAAGATTACCTCGATCTTAAGCTTAATTTAACACAAGCAAATCAACATTTCCGCGATAGCATTGGCCTAGTTAAAGCGCAAATGGTTGATAATCCGATTTACTTCACTTTACATGGTTCAACAGGCCCAGTTTGGTATCGCGGTTATTTTCGTGATGAGTACCTAACACAAGCTCAAGTTGATAGCATACTCAAAGAGCTCGAAGCTCAATATATTATCGTTGGTCATACTTCATTTGAGCAGCTAGAAACACGCTTTGATAATCGTATTATCGCCATTGATAGCTCAATTAAAAATGGTAAAAAAGGAGAGCTGTTATTGTGGCAAAAGCAGCGGTTTATGCGCGCTGACATGCAGGGAAAGCAAACAGAGTTTATTCCGCTAAAAGCGCAATAA